From a region of the Theobroma cacao cultivar B97-61/B2 chromosome 8, Criollo_cocoa_genome_V2, whole genome shotgun sequence genome:
- the LOC18591281 gene encoding dof zinc finger protein DOF1.6 yields MPTDSGDRRPVRVPGTIGSHPPPKLTEPLPCPRCDSTSTKFCYYNNYNLSQPRYFCKSCRRYWTQGGTLRNVPVGGGTRKASKRSRCSSGSSPSVATSSSSSSVTHEVESMPMAAANPVSVMPGPGVKPEMGLADVNLNESVDLPVNGSFTSFLNSQGEGYLSLGGYGFGAGSGFDGVWGYPGNGYLGGFSGGGSGGPGGVIGGTTGCNTWQTTNDVEGGGGLADGDCFGWPGLAISAPGKGLK; encoded by the coding sequence ATGCCTACTGATTCCGGCGACAGGCGTCCGGTTCGAGTCCCAGGAACCATTGGTTCGCACCCACCACCCAAGCTTACTGAGCCACTTCCATGTCCGAGGTGTGACTCGACCAGCACCAAGTTCTGCTACTACAACAACTACAACCTCTCTCAGCCTCGCTACTTCTGCAAGTCGTGCCGCCGTTACTGGACTCAAGGTGGAACTCTCCGAAACGTTCCTGTTGGTGGTGGGACCCGCAAGGCCTCCAAGCGCTCTCGATGTTCTTCCGGGTCTTCTCCTTCCGttgcaacttcttcttcttcatcgaGCGTCACGCATGAGGTTGAGTCTATGCCTATGGCTGCTGCCAACCCTGTCTCGGTTATGCCTGGACCTGGAGTTAAACCTGAAATGGGTTTGGCTGACGTGAATTTGAATGAAAGTGTGGATCTTCCTGTGAATGGAAGCTTCACTTCATTCTTGAACTCTCAGGGAGAAGGGTACTTATCACTTGGTGGATACGGGTTTGGAGCTGGTTCAGGGTTTGATGGGGTCTGGGGATATCCTGGAAATGGTTATCTTGGAGGTTTCAGTGGTGGGGGCAGTGGTGGACCTGGTGGTGTCATAGGTGGAACTACTGGGTGCAATACATGGCAAACAACGAACGATGTTGAAGGTGGCGGAGGGTTAGCTGATGGGGATTGCTTTGGTTGGCCAGGTCTTGCAATTTCTGCACCAGGGAAAGGTTTGAAGTGA